A stretch of Cicer arietinum cultivar CDC Frontier isolate Library 1 chromosome 5, Cicar.CDCFrontier_v2.0, whole genome shotgun sequence DNA encodes these proteins:
- the LOC101499700 gene encoding protein translocase subunit SECA2, chloroplastic isoform X2 — MATLSHPFPPFFSVQRTTSTHPNASSFIRPPPSFTRRRFTPRRFTPLFVSIPSIKENLGRIQKTFTDFTSLNHWVVSDYYRLVNSVNAFESRIQALSDDQLAAKTEEFRRRLARGETLADIQAEAFAVVREAARRKLGMRHFDVQIIGGAVLHDGSIAEMKTGEGKTLVSTLAAYLNALTSEGVHVVTVNDYLAQRDAEWMGRVHRFLGLSVGLIQRGMNSEERRFNYRCDITYTNNSELGFDYLRDNLAGNSKQLVMRWPKPFHFAIVDEVDSVLIDEGRNPLLISGEASKDAARYPVAAKVAELLIQGIHYKVELKNNSVELTEEGITLAEMALETHDLWDENDPWARFVMNALKAKEFYRRDVQYMVRDGKALIINELTGRVEDKRRWSEGIHQAVEAKEGLKIQADSVVVAQITYQSLFKLYPKLSGMTGTAKTEEKEFLKMFQTPVIEVPTNLPNIRKDLPIQAFATARGKWEQVRREVEYMFGEGRPVLVGTTSVENSELLAGLLREWNIPHNVLNARPKYAAREAEIVAQAGRKHAITISTNMAGRGTDIILGGNPKMLAREIIEDSVLPFLTREDPNIELAGEAISDKVLPKIKVGSSSLALLAKTALMAKYVSKSEGKSWTYQKAISFILEAIEMSLSYSLEELEKLANEESEIYPLGPTVALAYLSVLKDCEEHCLHEGSEVKRLGGLHVIGTSLHESRRIDNQLRGRAGRQGDPGSTRFMVSLQDEMFQKFNFDTEWAVRLISKITDDEDLPIEGDVIVKQLLALQINAEKFFFGIRKNLVEFDEVLEVQRKHVYDLRQLILTGDDESCSQHIFQYMQAVVDEVVFSNIDPLKHPRSWGLSNLLKEFKTIGGKLLHESFGGINDDTLLNSLRQLNEVNSVDVVNFCLPNLPAPPNAFRGIRRKSSSLRRWLAICTDDLIETGKYRTTSNLLRKYLGDFLIASYLEVVEESGYDDRHVKEIERAVLLKTLDCFWRDHLVNMNRLSSAVNVRSFGHRNPLEEYKIDGCRFFISMLSATRRLTVEALLRHWTSPMESQELFL, encoded by the exons ATGGCCACGCTCTCACACCCGTTCCCACCGTTCTTCTCCGTTCAGAGAACCACTTCAACCCACCCCAATGCATCCTCCTTCATTCGACCTCCTCCTTCCTTCACACGCCGTCGTTTCACACCCCGTCGTTTCACACCCTTATTTGTTTCCATCCCTTCCATTAAG GAAAATCTTGGTCGCATTCAAAAGACTTTCACTGACTTCACCAGCTTGAACCATTGGGTCGTTAGCGACTACTACCGTCTCGTGAACTCCGTCAATGCTTTTGAGTCTCGGATTCAGGCGCTCTCTGACGACCAGTTAGCTGCCAAAACAGAGGAGTTTCGCCGCCGGCTTGCCCGAGGGGAGACATTAGCTGATATCCAAGCTG AGGCGTTTGCTGTTGTTCGTGAGGCTGCGAGAAGAAAACTTGGAATGCGTCACTTTGATGTTCAG ATTATTGGTGGAGCTGTGCTGCATGATGGGTCCATTGCTGAGATGAAAACTGGGGAGGGAAAAACCTTAGTTTCCACGCTTGCAGCATATCTTAATGCCCTGACTTCTGAGGGTGTCCATG TCGTGACTGTCAACGATTATTTAGCTCAACGTGATGCTGAATGGATGGGGCGTGTTCATCGTTTCTTAGGTCTTTCTGTTGGTCTTATTCAG AGGGGGATGAATTCTGAAGAGCGGAGATTCAATTATAGATGTGATATAACATATACCAATAATTCG GAGCTTGGTTTTGATTACTTGAGAGATAATCTTGCTGGAAATAGCAAACAGCTTGTGATGAGATG GCCAAAGCCATTTCATTTTGCTATTGTTGATGAGGTGGATTCAGTCCTGATAGATGAGGGAAGAAATCCATTGTTAATCAGTGGTGAG GCTAGTAAAGATGCTGCACGGTATCCTGTTGCTGCAAAAGTGGCCGAATTGCTTATACAGGGCATT cATTACAAAGtggaactaaaaaataattcgGTGGAGTTGACTGAGGAGGGAATTACTCTTGCGGAAATGGCTCTTGAAACACATGACCTTTGGGATGAAAATGATCCTTGGGCTAG ATTTGTGATGAATGCTTTAAAAGCTAAAGAATTCTATCGCCGAGATGTTCAATACATGGTCAGAGATGGAAAGGCTTTAATTATAAATGAG CTGACAGGAAGAGTTGAAGATAAAAGGAGATGGTCTGAGGGGATTCACCAGGCTGTAGAGGCAAAGGAAGGTTTGAAGATTCAG GCAGATTCTGTTGTCGTGGCTCAGATCACATACCAGTCATTATTCAAGCTTTATCCAAAATTGTCAGGAATGACTGGAACTGCAAAAACAGAA GAGAAAGAGTTCTTAAAAATGTTCCAGACGCCGGTCATTGAAGTGCCCACAAATCTTCCTAATATTCGCAAAGATTTGCCTATTCAGGCATTTGCT ACTGCTCGTGGGAAATGGGAGCAAGTTCGCCGAGAAgttgaatatatgtttggagAAGGACGTCCTGTCTTAGTTGGGACAACTAG TGTAGAAAATTCCGAACTTTTGGCTGGTCTGCTTAGGGAATGGAATATTCCCCATAATGTTTTGAATGCTCGACCCAAG TATGCTGCGAGAGAAGCTGAAATTGTTGCACAGGCAGGACGGAAACATGCCATTACAATATCTACAAATATGGCAGGCAGGGGCACAGATATAATTCTTGGAGGAAATCCAAAA ATGCTTGCCAGAGAAATTATAGAGGACAGTGTACTTCCTTTTTTGACACGGGAGGATCCAAATATTGAACTTGCTGGCGAGGCCATTTCAGATAAA GTGCTTCCAAAGATAAAGGTGGGATCATCATCATTAGCCTTACTGGCTAAGACAGCCTTAATGG CAAAATATGTATCAAAAAGTGAGGGTAAAAGTTGGACATATCAGAAAGCTATATCTTTTATCTTGGAAGCTATTGAAATGAGTCTTTCATATAGTTTGGAAGAGCTGGAGAAGCTGGCCAATGAAGAATCTGAGATCTACCCCCTTGGTCCTACAGTGGCACTTGCCTATCTGTCAGTTTTAAAGGATTGTGAAGAACACTGTTTGCATGAAGGGTCTGAGGTAAAAAGGCTTGGTGGCCTTCATGTGATTGGTACATCTTTACACGAGTCCCGGAGAATAGACAACCAG CTTCGTGGCAGAGCAGGAAGGCAGGGGGATCCGGGGTCAACGCGATTTATGGTCAG CTTGCAGGATGAGATGTTTCAAAAGTTCAATTTTGATACTGAATGGGCTGTTAGACTTATCTCAAAGATTACAGACGACGAGGATCTGCCAATTGAGGGTGATGTCATTGTGAAACAG CTCTTGGCATTGCAAATCAATGCAGAAAAGTTCTTCTTCGGTATAAGAAAGAACCTCGTTGAGTTTGATGAAGTATTGGAG gTGCAACGAAAACATGTTTATGATCTAAGGCAGCTAATCTTAACAGGAGATGATGAAAGCTGTTCCCAACACATATTCCA GTACATGCAAGCAGTAGTGGATGAGGTTGTCTTCAGTAACATTGATCCATTGAAG CATCCACGTAGTTGGGGTTTGAGTAATCTCTTGAAAGAGTTTAAGACAATCGGTGGAAAGCTGTTGCATG AATCATTTGGAGGGATTAATGATGACACTTTACTAAATTCACTTAGGCAACTGAATGAAGTGAATTCAGTTGATGTTGTCAATTTTTGCCTTCCAAATTTGCCAGCACCTCCAAATGCTTTCAGGGGAATTCGCAGGAAGAGCTCTTCATTAAGACGATGGCTTGCTATTTGCACTGATGATTTAATTGA GACCGGGAAGTATCGCACAACATCTAATCTCCTTCGCAAGTATCTTGGAGATTTTCTAATCGCTTCATATTTAGAGGTTGTTGAAGAGTCTGGCTATGATGATAGACATGTAAAAGAGATTGAG AGAGCTGTTCTTTTGAAAACTCTTGATTGTTTCTGGAGAGATCATCTTGTAAACATGAATAGGCTCAGCTCTGCG GTGAACGTTAGGAGCTTTGGCCACAGAAATCCTCTAGAAGAATACAAAATTGATGGTTGTCGGTTTTTCATCTCGATGCTCAGTGCAACTCGAAGATTAACTGTAGAAGCACTCTTACGGCATTGGACGTCTCCAATGGAATCCcaagaattatttttataa